In Malus sylvestris chromosome 15, drMalSylv7.2, whole genome shotgun sequence, a single genomic region encodes these proteins:
- the LOC126605274 gene encoding uncharacterized protein LOC126605274 isoform X4, with protein sequence MRPAKSCTGYAECACRSERERIVYGKKKAYYTWKNRWCFLYNDWEYDKGVTPERRVLTHFQTVVTRGTIQLFGQELSDIEKVLRVPKEDRHLSKLRPLFRRYGFQPLVSESQGRSMEKVSKKTGTSTHKRKAPVLVPSEDILPHKKIHKFRGEPSVRPKSQDGVLKGPAFRKTGVETVDNATAVVAGEGSRLLPHPLTMEHAVQESDPGSRHEGKGKERAGSVPWKDLRVATRPKDFGDINNCLAGRRFAFDELGEPLAKDESDCDRMLKLSSYVMAEYHDRLQEVERYKAKLKENKQLVDEARRNKGLLTQALQLKDETMESLKRRNGENLRLKKLFEATKKQFEVATLEVSKVRGELDGALVEISELEKSIPTEREAAVQEYLSSSTFHLAIKPYCAQEARFEKRKWMAVLDRYDDGSIIRKYHEDIDEHHRKGETFVLAVDPSSEDESDNEGSADAQTQHGEEDLGDAEDDGRTRNDTARGSASDENE encoded by the exons atgcgcccagcaaaatcatgcactggttatgccgagtgtgcatgtcggagtgagagagagcgtattgtgtatggtaagaaaaaggcatactacacatggaaaaaccgttggtgctttctgtataatgattgggagtatgataagggtgtcacgcctgagcgacgtgtgcttactcacttccagactgtag tgacgcggggcaccatccaactgtttgggcaggagctatctgacatagagaaggtgttgagggtgcccaaagaggatagacacttaagcaagctacgacccttatttcgtcggtacggtttccaacccttagtttccgagagccagggacgatcga tggagaaggtaagcaagaaaacagggactagcacccataaaaggaaagcaccagtgttagttccttcggaagacatcctaccgcataagaaaattcataagttccgAGGGGAACCATCCGTTAGACCTAAGTCCCAAGATGGGGTCCTTAAGGGGCCTGCCTTTAGGAAGACTGGAGTCGAGACCGTTGATAATGCTACTGCCGTAGTTGCAGGAGAAGGGAGCCGACTGTTGCCTCATCCTCTTACTATGGAGCACGCTGTCCAGGAAAGTGATCCTGGTTCCCGCCATGAggggaaaggcaaggaaagagctggcagtgtcccgtggaaggacttgagggttgccacgcggccaaaggattttggggatatcaacaattgcttggcagggcgtcgattcgccttcgatgagctcggagagcccttagctaaggatgaatcggattgcgaccggatgttgaagctgtcttcatat gtcatggccgagtatcacgacagactgcaagaggttgagcggtacaaggcaaaactgaaggagaataagcagcttgtggacgaggcccgaaggaataagggacttttgactcaggctctccaactgaaggatGAAACCATGGAGAGCCTGAAAAGGCGAAATGGTGAGAacctaaggcttaagaaattgtttgaggcaactaaaaaacagtttgaggtggctaccttggaagtatccaaggttaggggagaattggatggtgccttagttgagatttctgaactggagaagagcattccaactgaaagggaggctgctgtgcaagaatacttaagttcttcgacctttcatcttgctattaaaccctactgtgctcaagaagctcgctttgaaaaaaggaaatggatggccgtccttgatcgttatgatgatgggagcattattcgaaaataccacgaagatatagatgagcatcatcgaaagggcgagacatttgtccttgctgttgatcctagcagcgaagatgagtctgataatgaaggtagtgctgatgcacagactcagcatggtgaag